In Parageobacillus sp. KH3-4, the genomic window GGAAATACGCCAAATACCACTCCGACGAGAAGCGAGAATAAAAAGGCAATCAGAGAAACGGAAGTAGAATAAGAAATCGCCAGCCCCATCGCAGCTGCTAGCACTTTCCCAATGATAAATCCGAGTCCCACGCCGATTACTCCTCCTAGAGCGCTTAGCACAACAGCTTCAATTAAAAATTGCAGCAAAATATCTCTCCGCTTCGCCCCGATTGCTTTTCGAATCCCGATTTCCTTCGTTCGCTCTGAAACAGACACAAGCATAATATTCATAATCCCGATTCCGCCTACTAAAAGAGAAATGCCGGCGATTCCTCCAAGCATCAGCGTCATCGTGTTGGTTACCGAACTCATCGTCTCCATTAAATCTTGCTGGTTAAAGACGCTGTAGCTATCTTCGTTGTTAGGAAACATGCGTGCTAATGTTCTCTCGACTTGTGCCATAACAAAATTGACTTGTTCTGCATTTTTTCCTTGAATGTATACCGTTTGAATGCTTGTGTTTTTTACCAGCCTCTGTGCAGTCGAAAGCGGCATGATAATCACATCATCGCCGCTTTGTCCAAGCGAACCACCTTTTGCAGCAAGAACTCCGACTACTTTAAACGATGTACCTTCAACTTGTACATATTTTCCGACCGGATTATCCAGACCAAATAGTGTCTGCGCTGTGTTAGCTCCTAAAACGACAATTTTTTGCCGATACTCTACATCAATATCGGATAAAAATCGACCTTGGCTGGCTTGAACATCGCGCACAGTTTGATAGGAGGCGGTTGTGCCAATTAAAGATACTTGCGCAGATGTCGTGCCATTTTTCACATTGACCCGTCCGGACACAACTGGAGCAATTTCTTTTACCCCTGGAATATCTCGAATTTTTTCAACATCATCTGTCGTCAATTTGACGCTATTAGAGTTCATGACGTTTACTGTTAATAAGTTCGTTCCTAGCTGATTAATTTGATTTGTTACTTGTTTGCTCGAACCTTGACCAATCGAGATAAGAACAATGACAGAAGAGACGCCGATAATAATTCCTAACATCGTTAAAAATGACCGCAATTTATTACCTTGAATACTGCGCAGCGCCATTTTAACGGATTGAATAAGTCCCAACGAAATCACCTCTCTCTTCAAACAATTGGCCATCTTGAATACGGACAATCCGCTTTGCTTCGTTTGCCACTTCCCAATCGTGCGTAATCAAAATAAGCGTATGTCCCTGCTCATTTAATTGTTTCATGATTTGAATAATCTCTTTGCTCGTCTTGCTGTCGAGCGCCCCTGTCGGCTCATCGGCAAGCAAAATCGGCGGATTGCCGACAAGGGCTCGAGCGATGGCAACCCGTTGCTGTTGTCCTCCAGAAAGCTGGTTAGGTAAATGATGGGCGCGATCTTTTAAACCGACTTTTTCCAGACATTCATAAGCGATTTTTTGGCGTTCCTTCGCTTTCACTCCACGGTATAATAAAGGCAGTTCGACATTCTCTAACGCCGTTAGTTTTGTTAATAGATGGAAATTTTGAAAAACGAAGCCAATTTTTTCGTTTCGAATGGCCGCAAGCTCGTTGTCTGTCATTTTTTCTATTTCTTTTCCGTCGAGAATATAGCTCCCTGAGTCAGGGCGATCAAGGCAGCCAATCATATTCATGAACGTGGACTTCCCTGAACCAGAAGGACCGATAATCGCAAGAAAATCTCCTTTTTCAATTTGAAGAGAGACGCCTTGCAATGCGTGAACCACTTCTCCTCCAAGCGTATATGTTTTTGTCATATTTTCAATTTGAATAATCGGTGCAGCCATTCTCGATCATTTCCCTCCATTCATTATTCTACGATTTATGCCGCCCGGAGCGCCCATGCCCGGCATTCCGCCCATGCCACCCATCATTCTGCCGACGCGCATTTGTTCATTATTCAAAGACGAAGCGGATACTCTTGGCAACTGGACAACCTCTCCTTCTGTGAGACCTTCCGTAATTTCTACATAATCTTCATTGTTAATTCCCGTTTTCACTGCTTGTCTTTTCACCGTTCGCTGCGTTACGTTGTCCTCTCCATCCGATGATGGATTAGCAACAAGCACAAACTTTTCGCCATTTACTGTATGAACGGCTTCAATCGGCACATATAACACATTATCTTTGCTTTGCACTAAAATGCTTGCTTCGGCCGTCATCCCGACTTTTACATTCGTTGGTTTGTCAATATGAATAGTAACATCAAATGTCGAAACCCCGTTCGACACAGTTCCCTCATTTGCAATCGATGTCACTTTTCCTGTATATGTTGTATCCGGAAATGCATTTACCTTTATACTTGCGGTTTGTCCCACTTTTACTTTTGGAATATCTAACTCATCGATTTGCACCGTTACTTGCAAGTCATCATAATTCGTAATATGGGCGACAACTTGGCCGTTTGCCACACGCTCTCCTTCCGCTACATTGAGTGATGTGACTGTTCCATCTGCTGGTGCTGTAATTGCATCACTTCCATCCGTAAATGTGATTAACTCTTGCCCTTCCTTCACTTTCTCTCCTTCAGAAACAAGTACTTCGTCTACTTCTTTGGTGGCAGTCGCTTTGATATCCGTACTCGTGACAGGTTGAACCGTCCCAGAACCACTTACTTTCACTTCCAGTTTTCCTCTTTGTACAGAAGCAGTCTGTACCTGCGCCATCGTTGGCTCTTCTTTTCCTTTGGCAAAAAACCATACGCCTCCTCCAATGATTACAATCGCAGCGACGAAAATGACCACCCATTTTTTCAACACCGATTCTCCTTTCTTTATCTATAAGTAACTTAGATAAGCCTATTATGTAGACTGTTTCTTAATTTTTTCTTAACTTTCATCCGAAAAGAAAAATTGCTGGAAAGTGACGTACGAAAAAAGGTTTCTCCCTCACAAATGACGAGATCTATTTCCAGCAGTCCCTGCTTCATGCCAACGATCATGTTCGCGATGTTTTTCGTATTTTCCATTACTGCTTTGCTCGGATGAAGGCACGGCGTTTTATAGTTGACAACCGTTACCCGCACCGTATCGTTGCTGCTAGAAATATCGCCGTATCCCATATCGATCTTCCTCCTTGCCTGTTTTGACTGGTATAATAAGTAATATATAAATTAAGGAGGAATGATCGATGCAATTAACTTGGAAACCATTGATAACCGCCGCCATTGTAATCGCTCTAGCGTCAGGGTGTGGAACGAAAGAAACAAGTGAAGTAAAACAGACAAATCCTTCTAATAATGACGCAGGCCAAACAGAAACTGCACAATCCGACACAAACACAAACCAAACGGAAACGCCGCAATCGGACCATACAGGACAATCAGGAACATCACAACCTTCTTCTAAAAACGAAAGCAGCTCCTCGGAAAACGGCGCCGCTAACGCAGGAGAAAGCAAACAACAAGAAGCGCGCCCTTCCGAAATGCAATTATCTTATATGGCTGATGGAAAAGAAGTGAAAGAAACTGCCACTTTAAAAACAAGCGATAACCAAGGGTTTTCTTTATATGTGCTAAAAGGTTGGGAACTTGATGCCGAAGAGCCGCATTCCGATGTGTTGCTGCGCGGTAACAGCTTCATCAGAATCCGCCTTCTTCAAACGGAAGGAAATGAAACAGATTACGCGAAATTAGCAGAAGAACACGCGCAAGCAGTGTCTTTCGACGCCGTTCGCCAGGATAGCGCAAATCTTCCAGAATCATTGAAAGGAGCTGCTTGGTATACAGCGCACTCGGACAACATGACGGTTCATGTCATCGGCACAAGCAAACCTGTTCCTATGCTGGTGATGATTCAAACTCCAAAAGATCAAGAAGAACTTGCGCCTATTTTAGCGATGATCGAAACAATACAGAAAACGAATTCGGCTAAGCCGGGCGAAGAAGCAGCGTCAACCAGCTCGTCCAATTAAATATTTTTCAAAAAACAAGATCCCGTTTTCATGCAGAAACGGGATCTTGTTTGTATAAGATTGATTATTGTGTAAATTTTCGCTCTTGGTCCAGCGAATTTAGATTTTGGGAAAATCAAATTGCTTTTTACGCAAATTCTCGGACTCAATCAAAGCAAAGGCAGAGGGTTCACAGTAAACATTATCCTTTAAACTTTTAAGAGGGGGACAAAATTGGTTAGTTTTGTAATCCCCCTCTCACCTAAAATCTGATTCCTGCCAAACGGCAGAGTTTGTAATTTTAAAACAACATATTTCATGTCTTTGGTTAACAATTCCAGTCACAGCAAGTCCTTTTGCGTTTCCGTTACGCTTTTACCGCTGCTTCAGCCTGCTTATCGATCCCCCCATCAACTTTGGCGTTTAACACCCGTTGAATGCATTCCACC contains:
- a CDS encoding ABC transporter permease, with protein sequence MGLIQSVKMALRSIQGNKLRSFLTMLGIIIGVSSVIVLISIGQGSSKQVTNQINQLGTNLLTVNVMNSNSVKLTTDDVEKIRDIPGVKEIAPVVSGRVNVKNGTTSAQVSLIGTTASYQTVRDVQASQGRFLSDIDVEYRQKIVVLGANTAQTLFGLDNPVGKYVQVEGTSFKVVGVLAAKGGSLGQSGDDVIIMPLSTAQRLVKNTSIQTVYIQGKNAEQVNFVMAQVERTLARMFPNNEDSYSVFNQQDLMETMSSVTNTMTLMLGGIAGISLLVGGIGIMNIMLVSVSERTKEIGIRKAIGAKRRDILLQFLIEAVVLSALGGVIGVGLGFIIGKVLAAAMGLAISYSTSVSLIAFLFSLLVGVVFGVFPANKAAKLDPIQALRYE
- a CDS encoding ABC transporter ATP-binding protein — encoded protein: MAAPIIQIENMTKTYTLGGEVVHALQGVSLQIEKGDFLAIIGPSGSGKSTFMNMIGCLDRPDSGSYILDGKEIEKMTDNELAAIRNEKIGFVFQNFHLLTKLTALENVELPLLYRGVKAKERQKIAYECLEKVGLKDRAHHLPNQLSGGQQQRVAIARALVGNPPILLADEPTGALDSKTSKEIIQIMKQLNEQGHTLILITHDWEVANEAKRIVRIQDGQLFEERGDFVGTYSIR
- a CDS encoding efflux RND transporter periplasmic adaptor subunit, encoding MLKKWVVIFVAAIVIIGGGVWFFAKGKEEPTMAQVQTASVQRGKLEVKVSGSGTVQPVTSTDIKATATKEVDEVLVSEGEKVKEGQELITFTDGSDAITAPADGTVTSLNVAEGERVANGQVVAHITNYDDLQVTVQIDELDIPKVKVGQTASIKVNAFPDTTYTGKVTSIANEGTVSNGVSTFDVTIHIDKPTNVKVGMTAEASILVQSKDNVLYVPIEAVHTVNGEKFVLVANPSSDGEDNVTQRTVKRQAVKTGINNEDYVEITEGLTEGEVVQLPRVSASSLNNEQMRVGRMMGGMGGMPGMGAPGGINRRIMNGGK